In a genomic window of Gigantopelta aegis isolate Gae_Host chromosome 9, Gae_host_genome, whole genome shotgun sequence:
- the LOC121380357 gene encoding SCY1-like protein 2, translating into MDMFNRLKSAVTNVLPGIPLARDFDVNSQVASAGPGQLWKVYSAVKKTTKQESSVFVFEKKALERYSRRDRELILESLKRGVQQLTKLRHPKILSVIHPFEESREMLCFATEPVFCSLANAFGNHDNIPQPVPKNLQSYQLNDVELRHGILQVIEGLAFLHSDAKIMHHNICPESIVLSKSGTWKLAGFDFCLLNANQGDPTAAPLYRFQEWSSEIPPLAQPNLNYLAPEYALTMMCCTASDMYSVGVIMYASFNKGKTLFDCKDQLSVFKKNAEELRHLRPSLLGSLPEELQQYVKLLFNVEPSVRPDAEQLAKIPFFGDVGTMTLQYLDSLFQRDNLEKSKFFKGLPKIIAKLPKRVNQQRILPSLFNECVNPDMIPFVLPCILLVGEQANEKEYVKLILPGIIPMFKIQEPIQISLLFLQNINLLLSKTPAQDCKAYILPMVYRALDVENPQIQELCLNIIPTFADLVEYSSLKSAIIPRIKKLCQRTSVLTVRVNCLLCLGKMLEQMDKWYVLDEIIPYLGQIPSREPAVLMSILGILKVTMSHPKLGITKDIMANKVLPFLLPLCIDNNLNLSQFNAYIAVVKEMVAKVETEHRSKLEQLDQMKQEQTKLEITKITMDDPSQLVPVAQPDRPQSMMDKFLSGFGISSSMSCADNKESTRRSSGDFTAPHNDTFVPPGSAKVSLTLSEKQQLAKQQEQQENFKKKQQLTAAPINKKTPTDRTPVKDLTSSLMNSNLQNMTRPTATTNSSPMGSMHGFSPSGTFFSATSSSYQHAPSAFSSPGSGAYTSGGNPSARSMATSKSVDLSTFDTLLPSMKGEKKSLSQMSHANTGMNRGFSPIHGQTGGVGGAGLGMTGYMGQGMMGNVAQQGMMGMMGQQGMMGMSPVTGYQVNAGGFGQPGMFGPQSGQVLHGVPASMQTNVNSAFMAVPQTNGSKQTSGSQKNELDDLLG; encoded by the exons ATGGACATGTTTAACCGCTTGAAGAGTGCAGTCACAAATGTGCTTCCTGGAATTCCTCTTGCCAGAGACTTTGATGTAAACTCTCAAGTAGCCAGTGCCGGCCCCGGCCAGTTGTGGAAAGTATACAGTGCTGTTAAGAAAACGACCAAACAG gaaTCCTCAGTGTTTGTATTTGAAAAGAAAGCTTTGGAACGTTATTCTCGACGTGACAGGGAGTTGATTTTGGAATCGCTGAAACGTGGTGTTCAACAACTGACAAAACTTAGACATCCCAAGATTCTGTCTGTCATTCATCCTTTTGAAGAGTCAAG AGAGATGTTGTGTTTTGCTACAGAACCAGTGTTTTGTAGTCTGGCAAATGCCTTTGGTAACCACGACAACATTCCACAGCCAGTTCCTAAGAACCTGCAAAGTTACCAGCTCAACGATGTTGAACTTAGACACGGTATTCTTCAG GTTATTGAAGGATTGGCTTTCCTCCATTCTGATGCAAAAATAATGCACCACAACATTTGTCCCGAGTCCATAGTTTTGAGCAAAAGTGGAACGTGGAAACTGGCCGGCTTTGATTTCTGTTTGTTGAATGCAAACCAGGGAGATCCAACTGCAGCA CCATTGTATCGATTTCAAGAATGGAGCTCTGAAATTCCTCCGCTAGCTCAGCCAAATCTGAACTACCTGGCGCCGGAATACGCTCTGACAATGATGTGTTGTACCGCCAGTGACATGTACTCGGTAGGAGTTATCATGTATGCTTCCTTCAACAAGGGCAAAACTCTGTTTGACTGCAAGGACCAGCTGTCTGTGTTCAAGAAGAATGCAGAGGAG ctTCGTCATTTGCGTCCGTCGTTACTGGGGAGCCTACCTGAGGAACTCCAACAGTATGTAAAGCTCCTGTTCAACGTTGAGCCGTCTGTGAGACCTGACGCAGAACAGCTGGCTAAG attCCCTTTTTTGGAGATGTGGGTACAATGACACTGCAATACTTAGACTCCCTCTTCCAGAGAGACAACCTAGAAAAATCGAAATTCTTCAAAGGTCTTCCGAAAATAATTGCAAAATTGCCAAAG CGAGTTAACCAGCAGCGGATTCTACCGTCATTGTTTAATGAATGTGTCAACCCAGACATGATTCCGTTTGTACTTCCCTGCATTCTGCTCGTAGGCGAGCAGGCAAACGAAAAGGAATACGTCAAGCTGATACTGCCAGGCATAataccaatgtttaaaatacaggAGCCAATACAG ATTTCATTGTTATTTCTGCAAAATATAAACCTGCTGTTGAGCAAGACCCCAGCACAAGACTGCAAGGCGTACATACTTCCGATGGTGTACCGGGCACTGGATGTAGAAAACCCACAGATACAG GAATTGTGTTTAAATATCATCCCAACGTTTGCCGACCTGGTTGAATACAGCTCTCTGAAGAGTGCCATCATTCCACGAATAAAGAAACTTTGCCAAAGGACATCAGTGCTGACG gTCCGTGTGAACTGTCTTCTGTGCCTGGGCAAGATGCTGGAACAGATGGACAAGTGGTACGTGCTGGACGAGATCATTCCGTATCTGGGTCAGATTCCGTCGCGGGAACCAGCCGTCTTAATGAGCATTCTAG GTATCTTGAAGGTGACCATGTCGCATCCCAAGCTGGGGATTACCAAGGACATCATGGCTAACAAGGTCCTGCCGTTTCTTCTTCCACTGTGCATCGACAACAACCTTAACTTGTCACAG TTCAATGCTTACATTGCCGTGGTGAAGGAGATGGTTGCTAAGGTGGAGACAGAACACAGGAGTAAACTGGAACAGCTCGACCAAATGAAACAAGAGCAGAC tAAATTGGAAATTACCAAGATAACCATGGATGATCCAAGCCAACTGGTACCCGTTGCACAGCCAGACAGGCCGCAGTCAATG atgGACAAGTTTCTCAGTGGATTTGGCATTTCCAGTTCAATGAGTTGTGCTGATAACAAGGAATCCACACGCAGATCGAGTGGCGATTTCACTGCTCCACATAATGACACGTTTGTCCCTCCTGGCTCAGCAAAG GTTTCCTTGACCCTGTCTGAGAAACAGCAGTTAGCAAAGCAGCAGGAGCAACAAGAGAACTTTAAGAAGAAGCAGCAGCTGACAGCGGCTCCCATCAACAAGAAGACACCAACGGACAGGACTCCGGTCAAAGATCTCACTTCGAGTCTGATGAATTCCAACCTCCAGAACATGACCCGTCCCACCGCCACAACCAACTCCAGTCCCATGGGATCGATGCACGGGTTCTCGCCGTCTGGCACTTTCTTCTCCGCAACTAGTTCCTCCTACCAGCACGCTCCGTCTGCATTCAGTTCCCCTGGATCTGGGGCCTACACCTCAGGAGGCAACCCGTCGGCCAGATCTATGGCAACAAGTAAAAGCGTAGACTTGTCCACATTCGATACCCTGCTGCCATCCATGAAAGGGGAAAAGAAAAGCTTGAGCCAGATGTCGCATGCAAATACTGGAATGAATCGAGGCTTTTCTCCCATTCATGGCCAGAcaggtggtgttggtggtgcaGGGTTGGGGATGACCGGTTACAT